From the genome of Thunnus thynnus chromosome 1, fThuThy2.1, whole genome shotgun sequence, one region includes:
- the blzf1 gene encoding golgin-45 — MTAAVRGSAHVPVRGAGDGMETEKPPAILEVTTDTLPPGPSPVPLLKVASPKHSPKSTHPPPPVAPQPLGVLHLGKVSREACTEVDAVRIVVPRAAISRSSRAGPTEGKGETEEQGSPPLPVVEDWRGQLEKLQNSERRLLQDKEGLSNQLRVQTEVNRELKKLLVASVGDDLQYHFERLAREKNQLILENEALGRSLAHTAEQLERMSIQCDVWRSKFLASKVMAEELTNARAALQRQTREAQGAIQDLLLEREEFSGDMVLTHRSLEQLLVSLQWGRQQTYYPSAQPLSTGELAAANHKLADAINSHLLGDTSSSVAKSSSATPEQLCSTPAEKMAEKVLKILDPISCSENKVEPPLSDSSPSNFLGNKKSIGRFHPYTRYENITFNCCERCTGDILVL, encoded by the exons ATGACTGCTGCTGTGAGAG GTTCTGCCCATGTGCCCGTCCGAGGTGCTGGTGATGGCATGGAAACTGAAAAACCACCAGCCATCCTGGAGGTCACCACAGATACGCTGCCACCAGGTCCGTCTCCGGTTCCCCTCTTGAAGGTAGCAAGCCCCAAACACAGCCCCAAATCTACCCATCCTCCTCCACCTGTGGCACCCCAACCTCTCGGGGTGCTCCACCTGGGCAAGGTGAGTCGAGAGGCCTGCACAGAGGTCGATGCTGTGAGGATCGTTGTCCCTCGTGCTGCTATAAGCCGAAGCAGCCGTGCAGGGCCAACTGAGGGGAAAGGAGAGACTGAGGAGCAAGGCTCTCCCCCGCTGCCTGTGGTGGAGGACTGGAGAGGACAGCTGGAGAAGCTGCAGAACTCTGAACGCAGGCTGTTGCAGGACAAGGAAGGCCTTTCCAACCAGCTCCGTGTGCAGACAGAA GTGAACCGTGAACTAAAGAAACTGCTGGTGGCGTCTGTGGGTGATGACCTTCAGTACCACTTTGAGCGTCTGGCACGAGAGAAGAACCAGCTGATTCTGGAGAATGAGGCTCTGGGCCGGAGTCTGGCACACACGGCAGAGCAGCTGGAGCGCATGAGTATCCAGTGTGACGTTTGGAGGAGCAAGTTCCTGGCCAGCAA AGTCATGGCAGAGGAGCTGACAAATGccagagcagctctgcagcGTCAGACCAGAGAGGCACAAGGAGCAATTCAGGACCTGCTGTTAGAGAGAGAAGAGTTCTCAGGGGACATGGTGCTCACTCATAG ATCTCTGGAGCAGCTCCTGGTGTCTCTGCAATGGGGCAGACAGCAGACATACTACCCCAGCGCACAGCCTCTCAGCACAGGAGAGCTGGCAGCAGCCAATCATAAGCTAGCAGACGCCATCAACTCCCACCTGTTGGGCGACACCAGCAGCAGTGTGGCAAAAAGCAGCAGTGCGACACCTGAACAGCTCTGCAGCACACCAGCAGAGAAGATGGCTGAGAAG GTGCTGAAGATTTTAGATCCAATTTCCTGTTCAGAAAACAAGGTGGAGCCCCCGCTCAGTGACTCGTCCCCCTCAAACTTTCTGGGCAATAAGAAGAGCATCGGCAGGTTTCACCCCTACACCCGCTATGAGAACATCACCTTTAACTGCTGTGAGCGCTGCACTGGAGACATCCTGGTGCTGTAG
- the trmt10c gene encoding tRNA methyltransferase 10 homolog C, with the protein MLRLFTSRGFYELWKCSHFVSSCVTKRQITSFLPASSACQHRVSILSRHFNTGSPARKDVPQPQTDQSEERETVDLDRWKSVMRSQAALDEKQQVIEEEDAPGGDLKDSSALEATRDLVAMWRQAGKLVPQEMTDLEVQMLAKLTTKSSRKKYLKYLALREGHKKSRKEKQQQKKVEREERLNRDDAEEGDDQRGQEMKNTFLLQFWGRSLDKLLGWRSAQAMVFGQPLVFDMSYEPNMSRREIENTVSQLMEVEGWNRRAVEPYHLHLCNLQPDGAYKNEFLKRYGAEAWDRLLITSTDRQHVDVFPHEHLVYLTADSPNVLRTFDHSKVYIIGALVDRSIQPGLSLANAKRLKLATARLPLDEFLHWECGAKNLTLDQMIRIMLTLKDTGKWEEALKFVPNRKHDGFHPQQAQREITNDRVRVTSHGPREDGDRSLRSRERKNERIFRSGDHKDSGFSGRDRVSGLHSNRENKSAATRVRTSFKSSMEGRNSAGKGKKWWDSE; encoded by the coding sequence ATGTTACGGCTCTTTACAAGCCGAGGTTTTTATGAACTCTGGAAATgcagtcattttgtgtcatcCTGCGTCACCAAGAGGCAAATTACCAGTTTTCTTCCAGCCAGCAGTGCCTGCCAGCACCGAGTGTCCATCCTGTCTCGCCACTTCAACACTGGGAGTCCGGCGAGGAAAGATGTCCCTCAGCCTCAGACAGATCAGtcagaggaaagagagacagtAGATTTGGACAGATGGAAGTCTGTAATGAGATCCCAAGCTGCATTAGACGAGAAACAACAAGTCATTGAGGAAGAGGATGCGCCAGGAGGTGATTTAAAAGACAGCTCTGCCCTGGAGGCAACCCGGGATCTGGTTGCGATGTGGCGTCAAGCTGGGAAGCTTGTACCTCAGGAGATGACTGATTTGGAGGTTCAGATGCTGGCAAAGCTCACCACCAAGTCCTCCAGGAAAAAGTACCTGAAGTACCTGGCTCTCAGGGAAGGTCACAAGAAGTCCCGTaaggagaagcagcagcagaagaaggtAGAAAGGGAGGAGAGGCTGAACAGGGATGATGCGGAGGAAGGAGATGACCAGAGAGGACAagagatgaaaaacacattcctCCTTCAGTTCTGGGGCCGGAGCCTTGACAAGCTTCTGGGCTGGAGGAGCGCCCAGGCCATGGTGTTCGGTCAGCCGCTGGTGTTTGACATGAGCTACGAGCCCAACATGTCCAGGCGGGAGATAGAAAACACTGTGTCCCAGCTGATGGAGGTGGAAGGATGGAACCGGCGTGCCGTTGAGCCTTACCACCTACACTTGTGCAACCTGCAGCCAGACGGGGCTTACAAGAACGAGTTTCTCAAACGGTACGGTGCAGAGGCCTGGGATCGCCTGCTCATCACCTCCACTGACCGCCAGCATGTCGATGTGTTTCCTCATGAACACCTCGTATACCTCACTGCTGACTCCCCTAATGTCCTCCGCACTTTTGACCACTCGAAGGTCTACATCATTGGAGCTCTAGTGGACCGGTCGATCCAGCCAGGCTTGTCACTAGCGAATGCCAAGCGTCTAAAGCTGGCTACAGCCCGTTTACCGCTGGATGAGTTCCTCCACTGGGAGTGCGGAGCCAAAAATCTGACTCTGGACCAGATGATACGCATCATGTTGACATTGAAGGACACGGGGAAATGGGAGGAGGCGTTGAAGTTTGTGCCTAACAGGAAGCATGATGGCTTCCACCCACAGCaggcacagagagaaatcaCCAACGACAGAGTCAGAGTCACAAGTCATGGACCAAGAGAGGATGGTGACAGGTCGTTAAGATctagagaaagaaagaatgaaaggaTATTTAGAAGTGGGGACCATAAAGACTCTGGGTTCAGTGGTAGGGACAGAGTGTCTGGACTGCacagcaacagagaaaacaaatcagCTGCAACCAGAGTACGGACATCATTTAAGAGCAGCATGGAGGGAAGAAATAGTGCAGGCAAAGGCAAGAAGTGGTGGGATAGTGAATGA